A single Eleginops maclovinus isolate JMC-PN-2008 ecotype Puerto Natales chromosome 5, JC_Emac_rtc_rv5, whole genome shotgun sequence DNA region contains:
- the LOC134865033 gene encoding early growth response protein 1-B, whose product MSSISMLNNMDLNAKDSFYPQFDNCNSSSMGMDNSVRKDNQEVYVDAERGVPAQFGHEGTPATLKTEASNSEFAFNPCECPKDSYTPSSLAYSGSFYVEASQGAPCSTETLLNMITEIVGISTLPLLDVQQSNNSRGTYPSPAPMDSSNGHFGDPGVKRQSFTCSGPSPPVYSPDQTCPSYADDQNQKKDEPKSEAASFPVVVKNEFESSCYEWGTFNKAGCLETSFQTETFPMSSDFPPEQQMDVKELLDTFPPICPNPEMEFKVEGGIKQEPCFSDTCSQSYSSPMYNNYLPPPPMGLSSNLKPFPEPPQPSNQCDSLYTSPALPSTIDSILYSSLLPDSFAQSYTTRPTKPTRARKSPAAAHGPAKEKPFTCPMESCDRRFSRSDELNRHIRIHTGHKPFQCRICLRSFSRSDHLTTHTRTHTGEKPFSCDVCGKRFARSDERKRHGRVHLKQKEKMEIKPQVTTSAWTFTLPEGI is encoded by the exons ATGAGCAGCATCAGTATGTTGAACAATATGGATTTGAATGCGAAAGATTCTTTTTACCCTCAGTTTGACAATTGCAACAGTTCTTCCATGGGAATGGACAACAGCGTGCGGAAAGATAACCAGGAGGTGTATGTCGATGCAGAGCGGGGGGTACCTGCCCAGTTTGGCCATG AAGGAACCCCAGCAACCCTCAAAACCGAAGCTTCCAACTCGGAATTTGCTTTTAACCCTTGCGAGTGCCCAAAAGACTCCTACACCCCCTCTTCGCTCGCCTActccggcagtttctatgttgAGGCATCTCAGGGAGCGCCGTGCAGCACCGAAACACTTCTCAATATGATCACTGAGATTGTGGGTATATCCACACTGCCACTTTTAGACGTGCAACAGAGCAATAACAGTCGGGGAACTTATCCATCGCCTGCGCCGATGGACAGCAGCAATGGCCATTTTGGAGACCCAGGCGTCAAGAGGCAATCTTTCACCTGCTCCGGACCCTCTCCCCCTGTTTACTCTCCTGACCAGACGTGCCCGAGTTACGCTGATGATCAGAACCAGAAGAAGGACGAACCAAAGTCAGAGGCTGCTTCCTTCCCTGTCGTGGTTAAGAATGAGTTTGAAAGCAGCTGCTACGAGTGGGGGACATTTAACAAGGCTGGTTGTTTGGAGACGAGTTTCCAAACAGAAACCTTCCCAATGTCAAGCGACTTCCCCCCTGAGCAACAAATGGATGTCAAGGAACTTTTAGACACATTTCCCCCAATATGTCCCAACCCAGAGATGGAGTTTAAAGTGGAGGGAGGTATCAAACAGGAGCCGTGTTTCTCTGACACCTGTTCTCAGAGCTACTCCAGCCCCATGTACAATAATTACCTCCCTCCCCCTCCGATGGGCCTCTCCTCTAACCTCAAACCCTTCCCCGAACCTCCACAGCCATCTAACCAGTGCGATTCCTTATACACATCTCCAGCTTTACCCAGCACCATAGACTCCATCCTGTACTCTTCCTTGTTGCCAGATTCTTTCGCCCAAAGTTACACCACCCGTCCTACCAAACCCACCCGGGCCCGGAAGAGCCCCGCAGCCGCGCACGGCCCCGCCAAAGAGAAACCCTTCACCTGCCCCATGGAGAGCTGCGACCGGCGCTTCTCTCGCTCCGACGAGCTCAACCGGCACATCCGCATCCACACGGGCCACAAACCTTTCCAGTGCCGCATCTGTTTGCGCAGTTTCAGTCGTAGCGACCACCTTACCACCCACACCAGGACTCACACCGGGGAGAAGCCTTTCTCCTGCGACGTGTGCGGAAAACGTTTTGCCCGGAGCGACGAGAGGAAACGGCACGGACGCGTACACctgaaacagaaggagaaaatggaaataaagcCACAGGTGACCACCAGCGCGTGGACTTTCACTCTTCCAGAGGGAATTTGA